The sequence below is a genomic window from Lolium perenne isolate Kyuss_39 chromosome 4, Kyuss_2.0, whole genome shotgun sequence.
AAGCAAACCAAAGTCAGCAATATATGTGTGTATGAAAAAAGGAAACAGTTAAAATTAGCGGACTCACAGCAACTGTGCTAATAGCAGTTGGAATAACAGTTTTCAGAGCACCATCTGTAGGATTGTACTCTTTCCAGTGTTTTGCTAGGGGCATGTTGCTGCGAATGTGAATACCACATGCAGAACTAAGTTTAGCAGCTTGAACTGGATTTTTCGGTCTTCTTGCGCCGTCATAGAACTCAATCTGCATCTTAAGACCTCCATGTCTTTTAGtatactcatgtagtccatgacCCATAGTAGGTCTGCGTCCACCTCGCTTCCTCTTGGGTCCGTTAGAGGTTGTGATCAGCTCTGTTAGGTGAGAAAACAAACAGCATGAATATCTGAAGAGGTTGTAATAAATAAGAGAAGAAAGGTTACATAATCAGTGCATGCGCTGCTCTTCATTTGTTATGATTGTGTTGCACTGTACTGAGTTACTTTCTTTAGATTGTGCTGCTCCATTTGGTTCCTCTATAGACTGTCCTTCTTTTCCTGCATCTGCATTAGCTCTTGATCTTGTTGATACATTGGACGTAGGTACAACAGTGGTAGATTTCTGTTGATGTGTCTGTTCTGTACAAACACTCAATTCCTGCTTCCAAGAAGAAGGAGACATTAGTACGTAATTAATTTGCGAATCGACCACATGTATGTATGGGAATGCAAGATATTCTGACCTTATTAGACAAGTTTTCAGCAATGTAACCCTCTTCTTCATCAGCAGCAATCTCTTCCTCCTCCGCATTGGCCATCTCTGCATCAGCTGGCTCATAGTTAGGGTCCTTTGTTAACTCTACCTGTTGAGGTTTAGAGTTTTTGGTTTTGTCTGGTCGACTTTTTGCACCAAAGACAAACTTAAGCGCTGATTGCATGATTTCTTCCTTAGTTGCACCCTCATAGAAAGGTGTAGTTTCCAGTCTGGCAGCCATGGTAGCAACAGCTTCTTCCATATTTTGTGCCCTAGAGGCTTGGAATTTCTTGCTTTTCTCAGCTAGAGAAGCAGCTTCCTCTGCCGTAATTTTATTAGCATTACCTGTGATGTAATTATCTCGAACTTTGCGTGAAGTACCTGCATACAAATTGAAACATTGTAGTTAAAGATGCAGTTTTAATTTGTATGACAATAGAATGAAAAACTACAGTGCTATACCTATCCATCTAGTTGTACATATGTTTGTTTAGTACATTCAGTAAACGATCTAAAAATATCCAACACATGAAACTTGTCCGAGAGATCAAAAGTAACCCAATTTTGATGTTACTAATGAAATCTGTAAGAAGGGCCTCCTTAATGCAATCAACCAAATCTTCTGCCCTCAAAGATATTTCCTAAGACACATTTATGCAAactttcaaactgatgggttcagAGGTGAGGACCTGAAGAAATATATGGGATTCAACTAGCTATTCATCCAACATGGTTTTGATGTTGCCATGGCTAACATGAAAGAGGAATGTCTAGAGGCTTGGGAGTGACTAATGAAAACACCACTTGCATCATGGTCTAGATATGTCATGGATTACAACTGCAATACTGACTTGTTTGTCAATAATCTAACTGAGGTATCAATAGAATGTTCTTGATGTTAGAACACCAGTTAGAACAATGTTTGATGGAATCGGGAAAAAATAGTGGTCGGAAATGATGGAAAGAGAACTGGAGCAGAAAATGCAAGATGGGAGATCACTCCAACATATGGAGAGAAGTTAAAAGAGAACAAAAGTGGTCTAGAATGTGCATATCAAAGTAATATGTTGATGGTCTGTGGGAAACGAGCAGCGAGAGTGAAAGAACATATGTTGTTAGAAAGAAAGGACACATGAATGTAAGCAATGGGGCTTGAGTGGCATTGCTTGTACTCATGCTATAAGTGCCATCTACAAGGCATTCCAACATCCAAAAGACTTCATCTCTGATTTCTTCAAGAAACCAATGTATATGGAGGCATACAATCCAATGATTTACCCTATGCTTGGTGAAGATAGCTGGACCAAAACCCATACACGTGACATTGATTCACCGGTCTTCAAGGTATTATTGGGCATAAATTAAACAAAGACGAGAAGGGGAAAGTTTGAAGTGTCAAAGCCAAAACAGACATCTAGAATGGCCAGCATCACATATCGTGGAAAAGTTGGGCACACATACACTAATTGTGGTATCCCACTAAGGCCATCTCTTGAGATGAGGAAAAACAAGCATCAAGCACTACTAACTTGTTGTTCTTCACATGATCTCTACTTTCACTTGTACTTCATCACCTTCTGATTCTTTGCTTTTGGCATGTTTTGTGCAATTGCAAGGAAAACATAGGAGCACCTCCGACTCCACCACATGCTGCAACAGCTCCACCACCTCCTACAGCAGCTACACCACGTGTTGCACGTGTTGCACCACCTGATGGTAGGACAACAACATCTAAGAAGAAAGCACCCACACCTTCTGCAACTTCTACACCTACTGCCACAGGGCAAGTTGCCAGGTCAGCTTCTTCAAAGGCCAGGACAAGCATTCAAAGCTCTAAGGCCAGCACAAACACCACATCCAGCTTCTTCTACTCCTGGGAGGCTATCAAGAGTAAGAAAGGAGAGCATTAGAGAAAGTACAATAAATCCTAATCAGCTAGCTATAAGAATTAAATAATATATTGTTGCCTAGTTGGAGGAGATAAAGAAGGAGATAGAAGAGGAGTGGGCTCTcttgcaagagccagctctagcacatgCTCCtacgcactttgtgagagtgaatggTGGGCATGCACATATAAAGTAGTAtaattttatagctcactattgtacatGTTGGCTCTAGATTGACTATAAATGATAtggcacttggcttatagccaacAATTGGCTCTACTATTGAACTTGCTCTTAGGATGAAAGGTTACCTCACAGCAAGCAACATTGACAACCTGGCCCTAGAAGATATATAAAATGGGAAATGATCTATCTATTTACTAATGTAATGTATGTCAACTATGTTGGTATTCAACTGGTACTAGGTTTCAAGAAATGCTATTTATTATTGTCTTTTGTGGACCAGGTCAATTAAGAACTTGTGTGAACCAATTTGCGGAGTCTGTTGTGCAATGTATTAGTGACTTATGGTTGATTGCTGTGGTATTTATGTCTTTATTTGCATCTACTACTCTCTGTCAGCTGTTGGTAATATAACTAATAAGTTAATATTGTATGTGGGCTATCTGGTGGTTCCCTGTCATGTTTGGCCACAAAAGTGGTTGCTTTCTATTAAAAATGCTGAAGATAGGTGCAATATCCATATCACCGTAAATAGACAAGGTCACTGTGGGAATTGGCACACATTTTCATATTCTACCACACATTCCCCCATACCTTTACTAACACAATTGTAAAAGATATTGCAAACAAATAGTCACAATGGCCAGCATACAGACACAAGATGGCAGCAACTTTCAAATAACATACAAACATAATGTCCACCAACAGATTCAGATTTCAAATTGGACCAAGTTCTCACACTTTGACAATGAAGACAAGGTTCAAATTTAGTTGTACCTCAACAACACAGATGGGTACATAACACATAAAATCCAAGCTTAATTAAGATAGTTCAATAAAAGGGCACATTAATATCTCCAATATTACATGCCAACATTACAAATGAGATCACTCATCACAAACAACCCCGATCCTCTTGAGCTCTCCTTGTTTCAGTGACCCTCAGCAAATCAAAGAGCATATACTcaatctttttcttttcttccttCAAAGCCTCTTTTCTAGAGCCTCTCTTTCTACGTCCCATTTCTTCTTCTTAACCCTCATTACATCAGCTTGGTTTCTCTGCACCTGCTTCAGCCCAAcaacttgcttcttcaactctgaAATTTCATCATCAGCTCCAGACATGATCCTCTTGTAATTCTGCCGGATCACGCTTTTCTCTGTCTCCTATGCAAATTTCTTAACATCAATTAGCGGGCTTCCATATTTCTTATCTATCTTGGTCTTTTCTACAGCAAGCTCCTCAACAAACTTGGCATGCTCTATTTTGTTCTCAATTCTAGCTGAGTTGCTAGATTAATACATTCCCCATAGTTTGTTGTAGTGTCTCCAAACTTGGCTTTTTTTTTGGAaagtcaaaacaagtaaagtttaaccaaagttttagaagaatctatcaacaaatatgatattttgtggataccatatgaaaatatattttattgtctatctaatgatattgaatttgtattttgcatgttaatgatttttggtaatgaCATAGTTTgaatttctaaaaataatataagccttaagctttgggatggaggtagtatacaATAAGCATTTAATTTGAACCAAATTGACCATTGCACTTTCTTATCTTTCTAGCACAATTCACAGGCTTACGAAAGGATGAATTCCAACATGCTTTATTATTCTTTAGTCCCTTGGACAGCGAGTTATCAACTCAAGAGTTAGTTATGCATTATTTTGATATATAAGCATCTGCAAAATAACTGTAAGGAAACTGGTTAGCTCTTTTCAGTGATGTAGCACTACTCCAGAAAGTTGTTTCAATAGGAACTGGCAAGGAACATATCATTTATGGCAGATTTGTAACTTACTCTGTGTTTAAATTGTTCTCCGGTGCTTCGACAATCCTAAACCCATTCGAGCTTGGACAGCAAGTTATCAACTCAAGAGATAGTTATGCATTATTTGGATATATAAGCATCTGCAAAATAACTGTAAGGAAACTAGTTAGCTCTGTTCAGCGATGTAGCACTACTCGAGAAAGTTGTTTCAGTAGGAATTGGCAAGGAACATATCATTTATGGCAGATCTGTAACTTACTCTGTGTTTATGGCATATTAAACTTGTTTCCTCCATGCAAAAGTTCAAAGGAAATCACCACAATAATATAATATACAAAGCTTTGACAGTAGCATGTCCATTTGAGCATGTTAACCCATTTGTTTTACCGAGCTAACCCCTTGAGCGTGTTAAACATGTATCCTGCATGTATAACATAATTTCAAAGGAAACCAAAGGAATTGGATAGAGaaagaaatacaaaacagcagaaattaCTATGGAGCTAGATCAAGATAAATGCCAGACAAAACAAACTGGACCAGCCAAAGTTTAGTACATAGATATATCAGTTTAGCATCATACATGGATAGCCACATTAGTTTTCATCATTTTTATTGGTTTAAAGGATGGTAAATATCTGAGTAAAGGTATATAACTAATTTCACTGATGTACATGGAAAATGGCACAAGGGGAATAGCCTGATGTTATTAGATCAACAATAAATATACCCAAGATTCGTGATGAAAACTTCCCTTCTAAATACAGTATGAAGCAGCAATCTGACTCTTAATGGTTTTGCCTTGTCAATCATCATGTGTCTTGCATGATTCTACTGGCCAGCTCTTTTCCTGCCAAGACATCTTCAACTGTAATCAATTCTATAACTTAACGAAATAAATGAAATTGGACCTCTTTCCATCTCTCTACTTTTTATTTGTTTCACTTCCACATGCCATCGCCACTTTGACAGAAGTCACCATCAGCTTGCAGCGGCGGGAATCGGAACACAACATCTAGCCCTGAATGCAAAATAACCTTCCAACTGTAACATCTGCATATTTGATTGCCATTTCCTTCAGAGTTTTTGCAACTCAGTCCATTGGCTATTATATCCCAGAAAATGGTGAACCTGTTTCTACACTACAGTCTACAGAACCAGCGTAGCAAATCAACGTCCATCAACAGATATACACATCTATACTGTTTGAGTGACACATTTTGGTCAAAATTGAACTTTAAGCAACCTAATAGTCTAATTGTATTGCAGTGACCATGTTGCTAAACTGTCCACTAATTTCTGAATTATTTAGCCTGAACCAAATTAACATGAACCACTCTAACCAATTCCTACATTTACCTACATGAAATTAATAATCTCGGAACAGAACATGAACAAAAGCTGGATGGAAAGGAACAGCGCACACATACATTACTCACAACACGAGTTCAGGGACACTATATCCACTGTATATCCACTGCTGCTTCTCACCCGCCACCTCAGACTGCAAGCGGAGCAGTGGTGACACTTAGATTCTTGGACCTGTAGTTAATTTAGTTGAGAAAGTAGTTGACAAATAACCGGTCACTGCATAGTGCATACACGTGGATCTAGAATAGAATATAAGAAGGAAACACTGAACACTATTCTGGGTCATGCACTCGTAGCTCTATGGTCAAAAGAATTCATATCAGAAATACTCAAATAGAGTTTGAAGTTTAAAACACCAACAAGACTCCAAGCAAATACTATTTCAGGAAAAACTGAAGTAAATTCTTGCCTGCATGACTTGGTATATGTTATAGTTAATCTACTCAACCAAACATACAACACACATGGTTTGCAAGAAGTGTAACAATTTGTAATTTAGTACAGTGTGAAGACAATTGTATGGGGAGTATATCTGACATGCAGGCTAAAAATTCTCAACCAGGAGTTAAGAAACTGATGTTGCATGCCTCAGTACGCACGCTAATAAATCGAGCCAACAATGTACTGAAAGGGGTGAAATATGTGATGCCCATTGCATGGTTAATCTCAAAAGAAGACCACAACTTGACACATTTCTTAGTTACCCAGACGGTTACAGAGTATGGGTATTTAACCCCCCACACTATGCACGCTTACAGTTAGCCATGGCCAGCACAACACCAACACATCCAACCAGCTGGTCTGGTTGCAGCACACGCCAGAAGCGACCCCATATGTCACGCCTCCATGTCCATCGCAtaacaaaggaaaaaaaaactccACAGTAAGTTGCTATTGACTTTTGGAAAACTAAATAGGATTTTCACATTTTTCATCTCATCAGACAAACTCTGCAGTTAACGACTGAATGGCATAACTTCAATGCCTTGTTGATAACTGCActtctcttcttctttttttgaGAGGACTGCACTTctttttttcgcgaaaacgcaaaagctttgcatttcgatgcattgatagataaaGAAGGTTTGTATGTACAATGTCCAGAAGAGGGACCAACGCCACGCCGTACAACTCAACCCAAAAGACCTAATCTAGGGGAGGAGATGGCGAAGCTCCCGGGCGCCCGCGTCCGCCCATTGTCGCGCCTCGGCTTTGATGTCATGTCACTGACTAAGGAGGCCACCGAGGGACGCACATTGTCGAAGACCGCAACGTTCCTGTGCTTCCAAATCCACCACGCTGTGAGCATGATGAGTGACGAAGTTCCTTTGCGCAACTGGCGTGGGAAGGTCCGCACCACCagcgaccaccactccgcgaagtcACCCTCAACCGTCAGAGGCCCCGCGGTGGATCGAATTCACGATAGGACCTCGAACCAAACTGTCCTAGAGAAGGAACAGCCGGTTAGGATGTGCGCCATAGTCTCCATTGACTGGTCGCACATCGGGCATCTTGTCGCGTGGGCCAATCCCCGACGCGCCAGACGCTCCCTCGTCCAACACCAGGCAAGCAAGCCAGATGAAGAACTTCACCCTTGGTGGTGCCCAGGATTTCCAGTTGAGCTTCCAGGAGCTGATCGCCCCCTGGAAGAGGGTGTCATAGTAGGAGCCGGAGGAATACTGGCCATCCGTCGTCCAACGCCAAACCAACTTGTCTTGATCTGGGGAGAGCACCATGTCCCTGAGCCTAATCCATAGCTGAACATACTGCCATAGGGCCAAGGCTCTCTGTGCGCCCTCGATGTCCGAGATCCAGCTGCGCTCCACCAGCGCCTGCTGCACCATGCGCCGCTTCCTGAGGCGCTTGGGAATGAGCGCATAAACCTCCGGCACTAGCTCCCTGATGGACTTGCCATCTAGCCACCTATCCTCCCAGAAGAGAGCGGACTCGCCTGTTTCCCACCACCATAGAAGTGGAGGCAGCGAAGGTGTCCAGCTCAATCTTCGAGAACTGCATGTCGAGCCCGCACCATGGTCGTTGGGGGTCAGTCCGCATCTTCCATAGCCAACGAACCCGAAGGCTGATGGCAGTGCGGGCGAGATCCGGGATCCCTAAGCCCCCAAACCGCAGCGGGCGGACACCCTCGACCAGTTGACATGGCAGTGACCGCCATTGGCCTCTGCCCTACCGGCCCAAAGGAAGCTTCCCAGGATCTTGTTAACCTGTTTCAGCGCCTTCTTGTTGAAGCTTAGCACCATGAGCCGATGCATCGGAATAGCTGCCAGCACCGATCTAACCAGCGCCAAGCACCCTGCCGTGGGCATCATAGACGCTTTGTAGGTAGGTAACTTGTCAGCCAGACGGTCCACCATGGGCTGGAACGCCTCACCCGGTAGCCGACGGATGGAAAGTAGGATGCCGAGGTATTTGACAGGGAAGGGTGCCAACTGGCACTCCATCACCCCGGCAGCGGCATTGGCCACATCCTCAGTGCAGGCAATCGCAGAGACCGAGCATTTGGCGAAGTTGGTGTGTAGGCCTGACGCGTGTCCAAAGAGCTCCAGGATGCTGCGGATAGCGCGCAACTCTGTCTCATCCGAATGGCAGAAGATGACCACATCGTAAAGCGACACCGTTGTCGCCGTGCCAGGCGCCGCAGAATCCCCAACTCAATCGCCCTAGCCAATGCTCGGTTGAGCATGTTCATGATCAGCACGAACAACGACGGCGACAGCCGAATAAGAAAACAGAAACCGAGGAAACCACAAGAGTGAAGACTAGTAGAGTCTCGTCTTTTGCCATTCTTTGCTCCTTTTTCACTCAATGATTCATTCTAATTTCCCGACCAAAAATTCTCCCTGTCTCAGGCCCCTCCTATGCCAAATGGGGGGAGCTGGCTCGCCATTGAGCATCACCCTGGTACTAGCCGTGGACAAGAGGATGGCCACCAGCTCGCAGAACCTAGGCCCAAATCCCATCTTTCGGAGGACCTCCACCAGGAACCCCCAAGAGACGGAATCAAAGGCCCGGGCTATGTCGAGCTTGAGCATCACCCGTGGCTCCTTCATCCTATGCAGGAATCTCGCCGTCTGCTGAACGAACATGAAGTTGTCGTGAATGCACCGCTTGCGAATGAACGCGCATTGGTTGCGATCCACCAGCGACTCCATACGAGGGGCCAAGCGAGTAGCCAACGTCTTCACCACGAGCTTGGCGAAGATGTGGATCAGGCTAATTGGCCGGTAATCACCCAAAGCAGCCGCATCCGGACGCTTGGGCAGCAGGAATAGAAGGGCCTGGTTCAGACCCTGGAACCCGCGCCCGCACATTGTGGACAACTTATCAAACGCAACCATGAAGTCCGCATTCACCGTCCCCTAGCAGCTCTGGAGGAACTCAGCCGTAAAGCCATCGGGTCCCGGCGCCTTGCCATGAGGCAAGCGGCGGACCACCTCCCAGATCTCACCCTCTGTGAACGCAACCTCAAGCTCGGATAGGTCCTCTGAGTGTGTGCCTAGGAAGTCCAGGTCCAGCGAGTACTGTCAATCCACCATAGTGCCAAGAAGCCCCTCAAAGTGTGTGAAGGAAGCTTCAGTCATGGTCGCATGGTCAGAGACGACTGCACCTTCAACCTGGAGATTGTGAATGACGTTCTTCTGCCGGCGGTAAGCCGTGTGCTGGTGGAAGAAGGCTGTATTAGCATCCCCCTCCCTGAGCCAAGCTATCTTGGCCAGCTGCCTGGCCATCCTGCGCTCGAGGGAGGCGAGCCCCAGGTGGGCTCGCTTCAGGGTTCGAAACTGCATTTTGGTTGATCATACAATCATATGCGTAATAAAATGTACTACTTTTCCTACCCCGCAGCTGTAGTAACCTGTTCTAAATTCTTACTCGCGTCAACTGCCAAATCATCCAGACCCAAAACTGCCAGGAACaaagctcaaaaaaaaaaaaatgccagGAACACGGGCACCGTCATGTTGTGCACACTGTCCAGACTCCACCAGCTCCCTCCCAGGCTCCCAGTGAGATTGTGAGACCACAAAACGAGACAGACACCCGGGTGCGTGGCCGGAGCCTGTGAGCCGAGAGGACCGGCAGACAATGGCAGGAAGGTGGCTAAGTTGAGCGCATGAGGAACCTCGTACCTGAGGGTCAAGGATGGTGCAAGGGGAGGAGAGGTGGAACACGCTGGAGCAGAGCAGCCCCGCGCGGTGGCGGGAAGCAGGTAGGTCACAGGGGAAGACCGGTGTTATTGAAGGCAGCAGCTACCTGAATATGGATAGTGTCATCTGGATTCAGTTATTCCTTCGCCTCTACAGCTAAGCTAAGATCATCCGAGGGTGGCTTTTCTTTTACTGTTACCGTCTAGTCGTTATGGTGTTATTCATGAATCTTCCTGTAACCGCTGGCGAGTCATATTGCTTATGGTCATCTATGCAGCATTGCCAAAACAGCTCACCATTTTTGATACTCATCTGTTCTGGAGCAAGTTCCCCTCTTTAATTTCGCTTAAATTTATGATCGACTCTGACACAAAGGCCAGCAGAGGGCGCGAGGAGGCGATCGCTGACCTAAGCCGCGCTTATCCAATCAAGTGCATACCAGAACTAGATCTGAAAAAAAAACTACCTCGCATAAAGGTTTCAAAACTGAAGGCAAAACGACTTTTTTTTGTGGAACTGCTGCGAAGTTATGGATCTGGGAAGTGCAATA
It includes:
- the LOC139838900 gene encoding uncharacterized protein, whose product is MCGRGFQGLNQALLFLLPKRPDAAALGDYRPISLIHIFAKLVVKTLATRLAPRMESLVDRNQCAFIRKRCIHDNFMFVQQTARFLHRMKEPRVMLKLDIARAFDSVSWGFLVEVLRKMGFGPRFCELVAILLSTAKLRAIRSILELFGHASGLHTNFAKCSVSAIACTEDVANAAAGVMECQLAPFPVKYLGILLSIRRLPGEAFQPMVDRLADKLPTYKASMMPTAGCLALVRSVLAAIPMHRLMVLSFNKKALKQVNKILGSFLWAGRAEANGGHCHVNWSRVSARCGESALFWEDRWLDGKSIRELVPEVYALIPKRLRKRRMVQQALVERSWISDIEGAQRALALWQYVQLWIRLRDMVLSPDQDKLVWRWTTDGQYSSGSYYDTLFQGAISSWKLNWKSWAPPRVKFFIWLACLVLDEGASGASGIGPRDKMPDVRPVNGDYGAHPNRLFLL